The sequence AGTCTGAGTACGTGTACTGGTAGTGTGGCCCGGGCTCTGCTCAGATGTTGGTGATGTCTTCCCTGCTGTTGTAGTCGGAGTGTGTTTACCTGACTGCGATGTGGTGTATACCTGCACGCTTGTAGGCTTGATTTCAGAGATTCGCAGTTTCACTGAGAAGATGCCCAGGGTCTGCTCAAAGCCTCGCTCCTCTGACATACAAACATAGCGCCCAACAGTGAGCGGACTGCCAGCGAAGACCAGACTGTTGTCTCCTGGCTGAAGGAAAATGGCGGGAGGCAGGTGAGTATTGTTGGAGAACCTCCAGGTGAGAAGTGACTGGCTGGAGAGTGTTGGGCAGAGTAGCACTGTCAGTCTGTTGAGTTCCTGGTAGAATTCAATTTCTGGAAAAgattagaatcagaatcagacttAATTGGCCAAGTGTGCTTGCTCTGGCTCTAGATTCCAGGAGATTGTGTTCTAGTAGTCATAATAACAATatacaatattcaatataaagTATATAATACACAACATTATTGACAATATTACAAATTTTTGGATCATGAAAACCTGAGAGTAAAAACATAACTTGGTGGTTTTGGTTTTGATTGTTCAGTAAATGGGCTTGGTTGGTTAATTGGCCGCTGTAGGAAATCCCTTACTGTACCTATTGCACTAGGAATTTGACACCTCTCTGGTTTGTATATGAAATGAGTAATTCTATTGTAAACAATATCACAAACATACCTTGGGGACCTTTCTCAGAGACAGTAGTTTTACATTGTTCTGTCACATTTCCGTGTTCGACATCTTGTcgcctaaaaaaaaaatgataggtAGACATTTATAGATGTCACTATAACAGCAAAGTACATTGTCCAGGCAGaccttacatttacatttattcatttagcagacactacAGTAACTCATTTAGGAGGCATTCTTATTCAAAGCGAATTAAAGAGAATACCATTCAAGCTCCAGTACAGGGGAGACCCTAACTAGGAATTACTACAGCATCTGTCAATACTACTAGGGGATATTGTGCCAATATTAAAAGTACTAGTCCACGTGTTGTAGGAGGAGAGAAAGTGGTAGAAGTAGTGGTAGAAGTAGATTAGGAAAGAGGGGAAAggtgcaaggtgtgtgtgttagacctAACTTTCTCTGTTGCCTTTTTAGAATAATTTCTAATGGATGccttcaaaaagtataaaatctATAGGCTATATGGGGCTTATGGATGAATGACACATTTGTTTATGGGTGAAACTTACACATCAGATAAGATGTCGGACACCCTGGCACAGACTCCATTGGTGGGATCCCACCCACAGAAGGGATCTCTGGCCAACACACATTCAGCACAGGTCTGATGAAAAGAGCAGTTGGACACTGGGACCTGAGATATCCCCTCAGGTGACCCCACAAACACCATACCCtgaggaagagaaaaacacccacacccacaaagGATGTGAGGGTAAAGGATTAAGAGGCATTCTTTCAAACTGGACTCAAAGAATGATGAAGACTTGACCTCACTTAAGGTAACACAATGTAACTATTGGGTTACCATTCAGCACTACGAGGGCATCCAATTTGTCTAAAACCAACAAAAAGGGTCAGGCTCCTACTTGTGACAACAATGTTACATAGTGCATTCTGAGCACACATTGCctaaaaatgagtttgaagcttTAATTTTAAGGGGGAAAAactacattgtgttgctttaatagtTTGGTACCTATTTCCATTGTCTACGGTATAGAGCATGAGATGAGTTCAAAGTAGCAGCAGAAACGTACTATGGAGGCTGACAGAATGATGTTTTTCACTGTCTGTGGAGATCTGAAGACTTGAATCTCCTCTATGATGTGGGGACCACCTTTCAGCAGAACCACTTTATGAAGGTATCCAGATTCTGACAAAAATAAATTGAGAAGGATTTAAAGAATGTAcaaagtactgtatatgcatcaATATAACATAAAATATAAACTTTTCACTTCAGGAATCATAATTTGAATTCTTCTGTTTGTACACACCACTGAGTAAGAAAAGAACAGTGTAGGCTTGACCATTGGCTGCCTGAGTCTGTTGACCCACTACACGACTGTATGTCTGGTCTGGAGATAAAAGAACCATATTGTCCTTTGTTTGCACGTTCTCAGCCAGAAAGGTATCTTTCACCAATCCCAAGCCTTGAGTGTTGTTTGCCAAGTCacactaacaaaacaaaaaacaaaacataatatTAATATCCTTTGGAAGCATGTTATTtattatgacacacacagaaatgtactCTTGGTCTGGGATTTCCCATAGTGACcgatcaacaaccaagcctatttTTCATTACATGCCGTAAGATTCAACAGAAATGCACAATTGGCTTGTGGcagtcacaaacacattcacatgttgTAGCCAATATCTGTAAAGGCCCTGCTTCACAGTCCAACATGCGCTGTCACAGAGGCCAATCAACAACAAAGTCTATATGAAATTACACAACAGAATGCAACAATACATTATCCACTGGCAGTCGCAAAAACCTGATTATGTCTCCAGGTGTCGCAACCCTGCAAATTCtggattctgattctgattctgattctgattctgattctgattcccaCTTTCAAAATCCTACTTCTGCCCTTCAAAGCCTTCCATGACCTTGCTCCTCCTTACCTCTGTGACCTTCTGATCCGTTACACTCCATCCCACTTCCTCAGATCCTCTAACCTGAATCTCTCTTACTGCCCCCCACACCAGACTCTATCCTCTGGGTGGCAGGTACTTCAGTGGTAATATGGCCCCTAAGCTCTGGAATTCCCTTTCTCAACCCCTCTGTGACTCCCCCTTCTTTCCTCTGTTCAACACTCAGCTCAAGACCTTTTGTTTCATGAACACTTTcaaggagaaatccggcgagTTTTTCACTTCTgttttctcgaggtcaccgagtactgtcggtacaaTAAAAAAACGAAAACAATCGGTTTCACCTAActcgagttgctacagccagcagctaacTCAGCCAGGCAGCTGCAGCGCTACAGTCTGTGGGCATACTGTATCCCTGAGCTCCCATTTACATGCCCCTAGAGTTCTATTTTCCCTCCTAATAGATACACTTCTATATTTGCTTCTACATTTGCTCAGTCTCACCATACCGATTCAACTAGTCTAACAGTCCAAACGCTGAAGTACAGCGTGAATATCCTCAAAATATGCCCAAACAATTCCGATCTTTTCAGGTATCGAGCTGAAAGCATTCCACAGCAGACTGTATGGAACTGATCAATCATTATTTGCAAGCTCTAAAAAGACCAGGTGTAATACACATGTCAACTATAATAGGCTACCATCTATAATGAAAGCTTTacttcattttttatatttaatGTATTTATCTTTTAGCATCGTATTGGCATTGTTTGTCCTCTCACCTTTCCAAACTGAATGTTTTTTTCGGTTTGAGAAGTATATCTATCACCGCTCCATTTCCTGTAGCTCCTTGAGAAGGCCGTCTTTATGTCCTGCAGCTTAAaggcacacacagcagacacccCTGAAGTCAGGGACCTGTCAAGAAAGACCATGCTGGGgatcattattttttagagAATCCGTATCTTTCTCTGTCCACCATTCACTGTATGTTCTTTATAATAGTCAATGCTGTCCACAAGTTACTTTCATCACATGAAACTACACTGCATGAGAGTAGGCTAAATGTAGTCCATAATATAAATATCCAGCTCTGAAAAAAAAGGGACCACTGATTTTTCTGACGTCATCCTACCACaagtctatatatatatatatatatatatatatatatatactgtatatatatttgtctGCTGTACCTAGCACCAAAAGTACAGATGTCAATGGCAATGTCAGCTGTCAGTTTTACAATACAagacaatacaaatacaaatctaTACTGACGTGACTTTTAATCTGAGCTGGGGAACTGACCATTGAGATCTAAAGACGCCGTAGAAGGTGATGTCTTTTGAGGAGTCTCCCTCCGAAACAGGCACAATGTCATGGAGGATGTTAAATGGAAGCCCCTCTCCTTGCTGGCAGACGAGTTGAGCCTTAGCAAAAGTAGTCCAGCGTTTCTGCAGGACAAATTCCCCTCCAACATCATCCTGCCACAAGGATATCAAGTCAAGATTTAATTATGCTTTAAATATGATTTCCAACTAATTACAGTAAGTGTTCACTAAGACATATGAACAGATGTAATTCAATAACAGTGAATCTTTACAAAATAGCAGCAAACTTTTGCAAAGCGTTCATAACATATATTCATATTCTAGGACCAAAGATAACTCGGATTCTTAATATAGGCTAGTAGACAATAATACCATATGGTAAATGCTATGGTATTATGGTGTTTTTAGTCTTTAGATTAACATTCTATTACTCAATTCTCAATCTATTACTTTATTTCTTGTTATTGTTCATTTGTATTGTAAATTTACATATTGTACATTTTAAGAATCTTAGGGAGTTTTGGGAGAAGGTGTTTCCACATTACATCTTAGTGCATACAACAGGCACCCACCTTGCAGACCTGCGCCACTCGAGAGACAGTCAGCTTGCTCATAAAGTTGTACTCATTACCAGTTTCAGAGAAGAAAAAGTAGACCTTCTCGTCACCAGGTATGGCAGATGACTTGATGAAAGTTGGTTCTGAGATAGAGACccgatagagacacacacacacacagacacagagagacagacagacagaatgaacACATCACAGACAATTTGGACTTTAAAAACATCACCATATGAAAATGTGGCTGATGTGGTCTGCTATTTTATGGGACGGTTTTCAAACAAACCTTGTAGAACTTTCATAGGGTTGTCGAGACTCACGTCCACTCGACCATTTCTGCTAAGGAAACGTGACACACTTGGCGTCTTTCTCATATAGTCTGAGATTGTAGCAACATACATCTCACCATCTGTGGGGGGTCAGAGTTGGAAAAAGGCTGAGAATTTTCAGATAATATACCTGAGAGCTGTCAGTCGGAACACAGAGATAGCTGGTTAGCTGAAAGCTATAGCTGGCATTCCTGGCAATTATTTTTGCTTTGTCTTAATCTACCCACCAACTGAAATTGCTGTATTTCTTTCCTCTGGGGTGAAAGGACAGCGACCTTTGGCCCCTGCTGGTTTTCTAAGATGTGTCAACGTTTCTATATCCTAAGAGAtaggggggagagatagagagaaaaagaacaattaattaaaaagcaaattCAGACTTGTCAAATGAAACCATAAATTGGATACTTAGTGCGGCAGATTAGTGAAACAATTATCCCCTTTGTGGTACAAGCATCAAATGTGGCACAAATATTCTTTGGGACCCACTTTATCCAAAAAGCACATTagccatgcaaaaaaaaaaaaaaaaaatcaaatggcCGCCATTTTCCAAGATGGCCGCAATTGAAAACCATTACACGTTATTCATGCCAATTTTGGTGCTTGTACCACAAAGTGAACGATTGTCCTGGAATATGGACTTAACCTGCCACACTAACTGTgcaagttttttaaaaaagtgtctCACGATGATTGTGTCATGAGGCTGGAAGGCATGggtcccacacacatacagatgggtAGCATTGAGATGTTCCAACAGGATGTAGTTGTGGCAGTTCAGCTGGGAGAACACATCGCTTTTGTCATTCTTATGGCTAGATGACACACTAGAACATTATATTAGATAAGTGATAATATTGGCTGACGGAAGAGCAAATTACCATGCCTTTACCACCCCATCTCCCCTGGCAAGTAGTAACATCCTTCGTAGGTGGTGCCCATTCAAGCTGCAAAGATATCATATGCACACAATAAGGACAGAAATACACAATATGTATGTTATGTTATACTATGtcgtgttatgttatgttatggcaCCCTGGAGGACATTTTTGAAAAACCTATTATGACTTCTGGCAATGGACAGACTGAGATGTACAAATATGACATAACCATCAACAGatttaaaggtagggtagaGGATCCTGGGAAACGattccagcaaagctgcattttgaaaatacacaggtcAGAAGTCCCAACCTCTTTCTTCAGACTTCCCCCGAAGTCACACCTCCAGAGTACAGGAACATGAAATGCTTGTTCACgagcgggagggaggagcagattgcAGTTTGATAGATGCATCAGAATCCAATCATCGTTAACAGTCCGTTCAGTATGATTGGATAATGTTTTTCCTGGATTGTTCGTTCTAGCTCACAGCTCTGCACACCCCATTACTCTTGGTGAGCTATCTCACAAATTCTTCACTCAACACATGACTCAAAACCTATATCATGATGAACAGCAGACCTTACAAAAATCATGTCTCTGTACAATACTGAAAGTGGTTCTAGAGTAAATTTGAAATTGAAACCACATTTCTACATGGTCTCAAACTTTGGGCCAAAATTCTGATGTATTCTAATATAAACTATTAATGTCAGAACATACATTTTTGTAAATTGATTAGCCAAAGACTATCCCACCATCATGGTTCTAATATTGCCAGATTCCAGACAGTCCCACTCACACAGATatcaatatgtacagtatttttaGCATGCTTCCTTGTGacacaaatgcaaaaaataATGAGACATAAAATGAAAGGAAAAAGGAAgatatgtatactgtagatggcAATTACAATGGCCAAGATAACTATCTTATTTTAGATGAACTGCTGAACAACACCACTGACCACTTTAACATCATTTGTGCTGAAATGTACACTTTTTTGACCATATCTGAAGTGACACTCAGCAAATTTGTTTTGTGGTTGGGAACTTATTGCAGCATCATCATAACTCTACCTCACAGTACAAATATTTCCATCCATagataaaaacaataataattatCAAGCCCAACCTCTGAATTGTGTTTCAAACTGCACCAGATTGATGCATTCAATGGATGACACAACATCAGAGGAACGCAGGCTCAgccaatgatcaaaatgtgtATTTCAATTTCTATTTTGTTTGATTACAGTTCATGTAAATCTCTTTAAAATTGCAGTGGTCCTAGATCCCTTTATCCAAATGTTAATTTAACTCTGGGATCCTGGTCCCAACACTGAGATCCAAAGATGGTatgaaatattttgttttcattttttgctgaacaaatgttttttttttttttttcagcaacaTTTGCTGAAAATAAATTATTATGGCTACTACACTGACAAACTCTTAAGTCAAGAGCTGTATATCCTCTGATTTTATTAtttacagatacagtatacaggcGAATTAAGTCTGACTCAGTTTTATCAGAAACTTTAAGGCCAAAGTTGGAAAGAAATCTGCTACAACTTCAAAACCGGATTAGGCTACTCTTGAAAGTGTATTTTAAAGGGGACTGCAATTCAACGTGTGTTCGGTAAGACTAAttctgatgtagcctacagtttgtTTGAGCGAAGAGTTTGTGAGATATTCCACCTGTGCTGTGGTCTAGTAGTTATCCACAGAAAATGAACAGATcgaaaaaagaagaatggatctGGCATGACATTTCTTGTgcgtgagattgatgctgaaagtGTGACGCCAGATGTGTGAGAGTGGCAACCCTGAATTTTAAATTATTCAagcatttcattatttattcagATGAAAATCTTAGTGAACCAGATATTTCTATTCAAACAGGATGTTTGTCCATTCTATACCCACCTTTTGTTTCAGAGTTAGAACTCCAGACTGATGTACATTCAGTGAGAGGATGGCATCACGTGCGCCCGCATACAGAGTGGCACCATCATCACTTAGCAACAGGGTGGTTGCATTTTCAACATCAGAGAAATGAGCTGTAACTCTGACTGAATTTCCTGTAGCAGAGGAAACAAAACACACGTTTTCTGGAAGGCATGTGAAAAATTATGAATTATGAATATATGTAACTCTTGACCGTTACAACACAGGTGTTTACCCAATGCAAGTCTCGGCTGAACATGGAGAGACAAGCATCtccatgtaggctacaaatgtaatTTTTGTGCAAGAGTCACTCTCGGCTGACCTACCTTTTCTCATGCAAACCAGTTGGGTACATGCAACCTGCTCTAGCATAACTCTATTTATATTTATAGAACATTCAAACCACATCTATGTAGCCTACGACGTGTCTTACAGATGCAACTGTGGTTAATGACATTGATCTGACATCacaagacacacataaacacaaagagAAAGCCAAGTCCGTGGAGACATCATTGTGACATGTTCCACTGGCATATTCTAAGCATCAGGAAATGGGGTACATCCATTTGCTTTTTCTGCCATGACAGTATACAGGATCGTGCCAGTGCCCCTGCGGTTTCAGCTCGTTTTAAGAGAAACAGTCATGTTGTGACAAATGCACAAACCTCTGACCACAATTTGTAGCGTTGGCAGTTGACACAATTTATCTACCAATAGTGAGTCATgacattatgtaagggatattCCGTCTGACACGGCACATATGGTGCAGGGTACATTTTACTGGACAGTAGGCCTGAGAGGCTATAATTGAACATCCaacttgttatttatttattttaaaatcaaAGTATGGGAAAATGTGCCATTACATGAACAAGTAATTGTTTAGGCAGGTTTAAGGTCTAAAGTAACAAAGTGATATCAATGTTAAAGGGATGGCAAAGCATTGACAGTGAAAGGTCATTGATATTAGACATGGGCTGTTCTACACATCCCACCATATTCTTTCATCACCCACAAAGTCCTTTTTCTTAAGATGACAGCTTTCAACTCCTCGCTTTCTACACATCCACTCCAGATTGGGGTAGAAGCACAACTACTCGACTCTAGGTCACTTGTCATGTGCCTTTTCTGTGTAAAAGTACATTTATTTAGCAAGAAAAGCACATGAGTACATTTGAGTTGAAAGGGAAATTTCAAATATTTCCACATCTTTCAGACTATCAGCCCGTATTATGTACTTCTCTAGTGCATTCTGAACTACAGCACTCATATTACTCATCTCGCttcagcagaggtggaaaagtccagcttcagaaagtaaacgtCCAACCATGTGTTTGTTCTACCTGTgtacttaacacaggtgatctctccAATTTGCTGCTCTCCCTGgttgaagagttgtgctaattagaatcagccgGTTGAAgttaatggttggcacagatacgtggtaggacttttactttgtgAAGCTGAACTTTTCCACTTCTGTATTTCAACAAGAATTAAACTAAATTAAACAAGAAATGTTATGTAATGTCAACAACAGGTAAGGTCTTGACTCACCGCTGCCATCAATAGGGAAAGAGACACGAGGAGTCAGTCTGCCATGGGATGCTGTTGTACATGTGAGCCCCACGACGACTACAACCATCCAGCACCTGGCCACATGAGCCATGCTCCAGTCCCGTAATCAGCTCCTTCCAGATACAGTATAAACCTAAGATACAGTTTTAAAAAACCTCAAAGTTGCCGATTTGAGGAGTGCCACTCTTAGTAGTAGCCTGGTAAGTTTGAGTGTCTATAGACTGCTCTGCAGTGTAGAGCTGTTCTGAGATAGCATCAGATGAGGAAATGGTtgagcacattttttttttcgctgGAAGCCAAGCAACCAGAGAGTGGTGACAAGTTTCAGTGATGACTATGCCTATAtttatgctttttaaaaatatatatatagaatatCTAAAAATTGAACAACTTGATTGACATTTTAATCCAAAGTTAAACTTTGTAGAAATACAATATTTAGATACTTTAAGGGATAATTACTGAATATATAAACATAAATATAGCTTTTGGTTTGTACAGTTTTTGAATTAATCTGTTCGTTTGAGAGTTGAGATTTTATATTGTAATAGTAATTTGTAGAGGTTGGTTGGTTATTCTTTACACATcttttatgaaacatgacatCATatcctgactttttttttttgttgtattcACTTCCACATTCTCTGAGCTGAACCAATGGTTTTCTGAAAGTATACAGCCATCTCTTGCCAACTATATTGCTTTTAACCTTCTTCTTAATCTCCACAGTTAAACCTGTTCACCTCTCCATAATTCATGTTTATTGATTTCACCCAAAACACATTTCTTCATCTTTGGCCTTCTGGGGCCAAGTTTCCCAGGACagaagagtggagaagaggggaagagtggACACAGATGAGTTACCACACCATGACTTTATTTCCTTACAGTAATCTCAACATGAGAATGAAGGAAAATGACAAAGAGAAATCTGATGAGATGAAACCTCATGAAGTGTTTTGAAAGGACTTAGTGATGCATCCTTCCAAAACAAGAATGTCAAACACCTGCACAGAACCACAACCATGTTTGACAAATGCTGTGTGCACCTTGGATTAAAAAGGATGGAGATCGAGGAGAAAATAAGGTTGAGGTCCAAAGGCCGAGGTCTAATAC comes from Sardina pilchardus chromosome 6, fSarPil1.1, whole genome shotgun sequence and encodes:
- the LOC134082600 gene encoding semaphorin-4B isoform X1 encodes the protein MAHVARCWMVVVVVGLTCTTASHGRLTPRVSFPIDGSGNSVRVTAHFSDVENATTLLLSDDGATLYAGARDAILSLNVHQSGVLTLKQKLEWAPPTKDVTTCQGRWGGKGMLNCHNYILLEHLNATHLYVCGTHAFQPHDTIIDIETLTHLRKPAGAKGRCPFTPEERNTAISVDGEMYVATISDYMRKTPSVSRFLSRNGRVDVSLDNPMKVLQEPTFIKSSAIPGDEKVYFFFSETGNEYNFMSKLTVSRVAQVCKDDVGGEFVLQKRWTTFAKAQLVCQQGEGLPFNILHDIVPVSEGDSSKDITFYGVFRSQWSLTSGVSAVCAFKLQDIKTAFSRSYRKWSGDRYTSQTEKNIQFGKCDLANNTQGLGLVKDTFLAENVQTKDNMVLLSPDQTYSRVVGQQTQAANGQAYTVLFLLSESGYLHKVVLLKGGPHIIEEIQVFRSPQTVKNIILSASIGMVFVGSPEGISQVPVSNCSFHQTCAECVLARDPFCGWDPTNGVCARVSDILSDVRQDVEHGNVTEQCKTTVSEKGPQEIEFYQELNRLTVLLCPTLSSQSLLTWRFSNNTHLPPAIFLQPGDNSLVFAGSPLTVGRYVCMSEERGFEQTLGIFSVKLRISEIKPTSVQVYTTSQSGKHTPTTTAGKTSPTSEQSPGHTTSTRTQTGHTVVTQEPKGYVITTQMENAALNKASEVVSVKSYYGELVAVSILLAICMLMLAGLYMWHLRSLRRATLSFGKEKEPSLGKTDT
- the LOC134082600 gene encoding semaphorin-4B isoform X2, whose amino-acid sequence is MLPICMCVGPMPSSLMTQSSIETLTHLRKPAGAKGRCPFTPEERNTAISVDGEMYVATISDYMRKTPSVSRFLSRNGRVDVSLDNPMKVLQEPTFIKSSAIPGDEKVYFFFSETGNEYNFMSKLTVSRVAQVCKDDVGGEFVLQKRWTTFAKAQLVCQQGEGLPFNILHDIVPVSEGDSSKDITFYGVFRSQWSLTSGVSAVCAFKLQDIKTAFSRSYRKWSGDRYTSQTEKNIQFGKCDLANNTQGLGLVKDTFLAENVQTKDNMVLLSPDQTYSRVVGQQTQAANGQAYTVLFLLSESGYLHKVVLLKGGPHIIEEIQVFRSPQTVKNIILSASIGMVFVGSPEGISQVPVSNCSFHQTCAECVLARDPFCGWDPTNGVCARVSDILSDVRQDVEHGNVTEQCKTTVSEKGPQEIEFYQELNRLTVLLCPTLSSQSLLTWRFSNNTHLPPAIFLQPGDNSLVFAGSPLTVGRYVCMSEERGFEQTLGIFSVKLRISEIKPTSVQVYTTSQSGKHTPTTTAGKTSPTSEQSPGHTTSTRTQTGHTVVTQEPKGYVITTQMENAALNKASEVVSVKSYYGELVAVSILLAICMLMLAGLYMWHLRSLRRATLSFGKEKEPSLGKTDT